A stretch of the Uranotaenia lowii strain MFRU-FL chromosome 3, ASM2978415v1, whole genome shotgun sequence genome encodes the following:
- the LOC129757238 gene encoding uncharacterized protein LOC129757238 isoform X2, whose protein sequence is MGRKSVDRKKLLTAANKENLKFLDEAEMPTSSGSRKIKKEGLERAVSDKKTKRSIKNQPIKKRAIDNILVDWDDERQIFWNKSSGKPLPSVASAENDKNDTGVKPVSPIRVRTTEMNDYGVFGTMPFEADSDSEIMMVTKSDNHPTYPSKSKDIPLEGTETLDSLIEEPEGPKPSVIHHCD, encoded by the exons ATGGGCCGAAAATCCGTTGACCGGAAAAAGCTGCTAACAGCAGcaaacaaagaaaatttaaagtttttggacGAAGCTGAG aTGCCGACTTCGTCGGGTTCCCGCAAAATCAAGAAAGAGGGCCTAGAAAGAGCGGTTTCTGATAAG AAAACCAAACGTTCTATCAAAAATCAGCCGATAAAAAAACGCGCCATTGACAATATCCTGGTGGACTGGGATGATGAACGACAAATCTTCTGGAACAAATCTTCTGGGAAACCATTGCCCAGCGTAGCAAGtgctgaaaatgataaaaacgataCGGGAGTCAAGCCAGTTTCTCCAATCCGTGTACGCACCACGGAAATGAACGATTATGGGGTTTTTGGAACAATGCCCTTCGAGGCCGATTCGGATTCCGAAATAATGATGGTGACCAAATCGGACAACCATCCTACTTACCCTTCAAAATCAAAAGATATTCCTCTGGAAGGAACGGAAACGCTCGACAGTCTTATTGAGGAGCCTGAAGGGCCaa agCCTTCCGTCATCCACCACTGCGATTAA
- the LOC129757238 gene encoding uncharacterized protein LOC129757238 isoform X1 — translation MGRKSVDRKKLLTAANKENLKFLDEAEMPTSSGSRKIKKEGLERAVSDKKTKRSIKNQPIKKRAIDNILVDWDDERQIFWNKSSGKPLPSVASAENDKNDTGVKPVSPIRVRTTEMNDYGVFGTMPFEADSDSEIMMVTKSDNHPTYPSKSKDIPLEGTETLDSLIEEPEGPILIFTIEFNAK, via the exons ATGGGCCGAAAATCCGTTGACCGGAAAAAGCTGCTAACAGCAGcaaacaaagaaaatttaaagtttttggacGAAGCTGAG aTGCCGACTTCGTCGGGTTCCCGCAAAATCAAGAAAGAGGGCCTAGAAAGAGCGGTTTCTGATAAG AAAACCAAACGTTCTATCAAAAATCAGCCGATAAAAAAACGCGCCATTGACAATATCCTGGTGGACTGGGATGATGAACGACAAATCTTCTGGAACAAATCTTCTGGGAAACCATTGCCCAGCGTAGCAAGtgctgaaaatgataaaaacgataCGGGAGTCAAGCCAGTTTCTCCAATCCGTGTACGCACCACGGAAATGAACGATTATGGGGTTTTTGGAACAATGCCCTTCGAGGCCGATTCGGATTCCGAAATAATGATGGTGACCAAATCGGACAACCATCCTACTTACCCTTCAAAATCAAAAGATATTCCTCTGGAAGGAACGGAAACGCTCGACAGTCTTATTGAGGAGCCTGAAGGGCCaa taCTTATATTTACAATCGAATtcaatgcaaaataa
- the LOC129753118 gene encoding uncharacterized protein LOC129753118, with the protein MEPRTLFSATDSVALLLNQLALGVLSKYYCTCIVRTSDDAVVISEILPAMVITVDDRFDESFQQGVDNGCQSFITFETSIWMFLDHFIDVHDASDQRFSDKVLIVLAEYVNDSFIQRISEHPSVKDLRNTLIVASDSEEKLLKLLTVDIFGNGSPGTTIVQFSAISLEQFLPDDGQNFRGIPVRLQSVVNPPFGYYEKTTPDKANARCDPQYCSEDVPLYIDGSEPMLLVHFCQRYNCSIEAYFDEIELWGDVYPNRSGPGVLGAIANRKTDFAVAALYFWIQPYVFSTYTESISRSGVTILVPKPRLVDPWRTPFLSFSPHLWIAVALAFLAGVLSVWFLERVRVQIIEHGEPKSISDSVLTIIGFYMEQTAIMRNDLVSCVFLFSSLMLAGFMVGNLYGAGLASIMTIPQYEKPIDTGRDFAESNMLLAGSAISWIYAIMEAPQPFLQKIVENYRLVDIDYMIDHRYALDIGYIGERTQFGHFGPIDFLDEGSASLMRLLKDDLFWQMCTAIVSKTWPLKHHFNKLVLAVKESGIQNYWELQIVKNYMNSKIQQGILDSRNTNQGSEAETLTTSHLMGSYMILGSLPLPLESSATERLRRWLSMLVWWPSSLLTIIVAHWSTVATELLQIDI; encoded by the exons ATGGAACCGCGAACTCTATTCAGCGCAACAGATTCGGTAGCATTGCTGCTCAACCAATTAGCTCTCGGTGTTTTATCGAAGTACTATTGCACCTGTATCGTTCGGACTTCGGATGATGCAGTTGTGATAAGCGAGATTCTTCCTGCCATGGTTATTACAGTCGATGACAGATTCGACGAATCATTTCAGCAAGGTGTTGACAATGGTTGCCAATCGTTTATTACATTCGAGACTAGTATCTGGATGTTTTTGGATCATTTTATCGACGTACACGATGCCTCTGATCAACGATTCAGTGATAAGGTGCTTATTGTGTTGGCGGAATACGTCAATGATAGTTTCATCCAACGAATATCGGAACATCCCAGTGTCAAAG ATCTTCGTAATACTCTGATAGTCGCTTCCGATAGCGAAGAAAAACTGTTGAAGCTTTTAACCGTTGATATTTTCGGAAATGGATCACCTGGAACGACGATTGTTCAATTCAGTGCCATTTCGTTAGAACAATTTCTTCCAGATGATGGTCAAAATTTTCGTGGTATCCCAGTGCGTTTACAGAGTGTGGTGAATCCACCATTCGGTTACTATGAAAAGACG ACCCCTGACAAAGCAAATGCCAGATGTGACCCTCAATACTGTAGCGAGGATGTTCCGTTATACATAGATGGTTCCGAACCAATGCTGCTGGTTCACTTTTGTCAACGATATAACTGCTCTATCGAAGCTTATTTCG ATGAGATTGAGTTATGGGGAGACGTATATCCCAATCGTTCTGGACCCGGTGTTCTTGGAGCAATTGCTAACCGGAAAACAGATTTCGCTGTAGCGGCCCTTTATTTTTG gattcaACCATACGTGTTTTCCACCTATACAGAATCTATCAGTCGCTCGGGTGTTACTATTCTGGTGCCTAAACCTCGATTGGTCGATCCTTGGCGAACGCCTTTTCTATCATTTTCTCCGCATCTCTGGATCGCTGTGGCCCTAGCATTTCTGGCCGGAGTGTTATCGGTGTGGTTCTTGGAGCGAGTAAGAGTTCAAATCATTGAGCATGGAGAACCCAAATCAATCAGCGATTCAGTACTAACAATCATTGGATTCTATATGGAGCAGACAGCTATCATGAGGAATGATCTTGTATCATGCGTATTTCTTTTTTCGTCACTGATGCTTGCGGGATTCATGGTAGGAAATTTATACGGTGCAGGTCTTGCCAGCATTATGACCATTCCTCAATACGAGAAACCTATCGATACTGGAAGGGATTTCGCTGAAAGCAATATGTTACTAGCAGGAAGTGCTATATCATGGATCTACGCAATAATGGAAGCTCCCCAA CCGTTCCTTCAAAAAATAGTCGAAAACTATCGCTTAGTGGATATAGATTACATGATTGATCATCGGTACGCTCTCGATATAGGATACATCGGTGAGCGGACTCAGTTTGGGCACTTTGGACCCATCGATTTTCTGGACGAAGGATCAGCTAGCCTCATGCGGTTACTGAAAGACGATCTGTTTTGGCAAATGTGTACAGCGATCGTTTCGAAAACTTGGCCTCTCAAACATCATTTCAACAAACTTGTTTTAGCGGTCAAAGAATCGGGAATTCAGAACTACTGGGAACTTCAAATTGTGAAGAATTacatgaattcaaaaattcagcAAGGCATTCTCGATAGTCGCAATACCAATCAAGGCTCTGAGGCAGAAACACTCACCACTAGTCATTTAATGGGATCTTACATGATTCTTG